AAACTCTTCTCACATACATCACACCTATAAGGTCGCTGGATCACTTTCAACCCTGGAGCCTTCCCAGATGATAAGACCCTCCCACTGAGCGAGTGACCGTTGGGGTTGTCCCCTGTGAAACAAAGACATGAAGTTAAGGTTCCTCACATGTACCAAAGTACTTAACAATGACCTAGTGTTAAAGTATCTTCCCCATCCAACACAGATGAGCTGCTATACAACACTGAATAGTTACATTTAGCAAATATAGGTCAATGAATAAATATTGACCAATCAATGAACTGCTACAGAAGCAGATTgtagtctaatacacaccattgTTCCTACTTGATGACATCGAATCTGAATCTCCAtatcccttctcttctcctcctctcgtaGTTCCACTCAGCCCCAGTGTTTTCCTGCAGTCAACCAGCCGCACAGACACCCTCTTCAAACCCAATGTGCCAGTGGGAGAGGCAGGACCTGGGGACTCGGGGAGAGGGGAGGCGGGTGGGAGAGGCAGGACCTGAAAACCACACAAAGGGAGCCAGTATAAATCAGGAAGGAAACACTCTCCTACTGATCGAGTCATTCAGAAACCTCAAGTCTCAGCAGTATTTCCTTGACTCCTCTCACTTCTCTGGGCCTCCTGCTATAAAATGCATTAAGGAGACGACCTGAGGTTCCTCCTTGGACTTTCTCCTCCAAATTAATTTATAACAGGAGGTCCAGAGAATGGCGGAATCAAGGAAATACTGCCTTTCTGGGAAAATACTCACACCCCTCTGCCTCTGCTCTGGGGTGTGGTTCTCTGGAGCTGACTCCGCCTCCAGCCCGTTGCTAAGACACCGTTCCTTGTTTTCCATGTCCCATTCCTCATCACAGTCTGTAGCATCGTCATCAGACTGGCTGGGACTCATGGGTCCCACAGTAGATTCTTCCTGTATCCTACTGATGTCATCTTTCAGTCGGAGTAACCAAGACATTCCCTGCTCCTCCGATTTCACTGAATCTGCATTTTCCCACATTTCCTCCATGATTTTACGTCGCAATGAGCGATGGTTCTTTCCTTTAACTTGGGAGCCATCTATTCCACAGCGTTCACACAGGTATCGTAAATTGTCCTTGGTTAGACAGTGTAAACTCTGTTCGATTTCATCCAACAATGTTTGCTTCTCTCCACTCATGTTGTCCTGCTGGTGGGAACAACAACAATGCAGTCAATGGCAAGACAGCAGGAAGTCCATACACTTTAGATGACCTGTAGAAGAAGACAGCAGGAAGTCCATACACTTTAGATGACCTGTAGTAGTAGAAGACAGCAGGAAATCCATACACTTTAGATGACCTGTAGTAGTAGAAGACAGCAGGAAGTCCATACACTTTAGATGACCTGTAGTAGTAGAAGAGAGCAGGAAGTCCATACACTTTAGATGACCTGTATTAGTAGAAGAGAGCAGGAAGTCCATACACTTTAGATGACCTGTAGTAGAAGACAGCAGGAAGTCCATACACTTTAGATGACCTGTAGTAGTAGAAGAGAGCAGGAAGTCCATACACTTTAGATGACCTGTAGTAGTAGAAGAGAGCAGGAAGTCCATACACCTGAAGTAGAAGAATGAAACATCACAACACAGTATTAATACGCAGTATTGATAGTGTAATATGATTATTTACAACATTTATTTACCAGTGTACTCTTCTCATCACCTAATCCAACTACCTAATGCAACTACTTCTAATCAGCGAGAAAGAatctttcaacaacaaaaaaaatgctAGACTTCCTGTAGCAGTTTGGCCCAGATCCAGACGCTGCGTGTGCCTCCAGTTGAAGAACTACACTTCCTCCCCAGATACTTACACACAGGTGTCCAGAGCACgttagatagctaattagcacaggtgccCACCAAGGTCTTCCGTCTGTCTTCAGTACAACAAGCGATGTCAACATGAAGACACGGTCGCGTGGGAACCCTCAGTACAACAAGCGATGTAAACATGAAGACACGGCCGTGTGGGAACCATAACCCTACAAAACGATATGTACTCAGTTAAACGTTTAAAAAAATAGATATTTCTTTGCTGATATGAAAGATACACTACGTTCCCAAATACGTACTGCAAGCGATGCGTGTTAATGTTGAGAGCAAACGTCAGGCCTCTTAATAAAAACCCCTCCCCCAGTCAGAAGATACTATCCTCAACAGGTCCTAATCAATAAAAACGTCACAATACGGTGCGGGCGTTCCATTTGGCTGCTGGGGGGGGGGTAGGGGACCTCAGCTCCACTAAAACCCTTGACAACTACGTGCCGTTTTCAGgggattgttaaataaatgtttgtAACTATTTGGTTTTAATAGCATCCTCTTTTAAACTCatagtcagggtagcctagtggttcgagcgttggactcgtaaccggaaggttgcgagttcaaacccccgagctgacaaggtacaaatctgtcgttctgcccctgaacagttaacccactgttcctaggccgtcattgaaaataagaatttgttcttaactgacttgtctggttaaataaaagtttttaaaaaaagttaaaaaatggtaccaagaatatgcagaaccttgcttcagggcctgagctactggcagttagatttggggatgtcattttaggcgaaaattaaAAAAAGGGGGGAATCCTTAATTAACATTGTAGGAACCCGATGCAGGACACTTATCCTTGTCTCTAGTGCCCCCTGGTGGTTCAGCAGGACATTACACTGTAATGTGTGATGATGTGGAAGAGGTGGAGGGCATGTGATGCTGTAAgggaggttaaataaaggtaaaatcaatttaaaaaataactacGTGAGGGTAAGCTAGATCCATTTGGCACGTAGCTACCTAGCCAAGTAAACAACATGTGTCATTTGTATTGAGATAACGTGAGGCTACCCTCAAGTATCTGAAATTACATGTACAACTGATGTTTACTGCTGTTGCCAATGTAGCAGTGTGACGTTGTTCCCCTCGATTGTTCCccttccttgatgtccttccagattccctctgtctacccaaggacgccagaggacaaaaatcagttaaccacctaactgaggaactcaatttaaccttgcgcaataccctagatgcagttgcacccctaaaaactaaaaacatttctcataagaaactagctctctggtacacagaaaatacccgagctctgaagcaagcttccagaaaatggaagtcttccgactagcttggaaagacagtaccgtgcagtaccgaagagcccttactgctgctcgatcatcctatttttcctaacttaattgaggaaaataagaacaatccgaaattcctttttgatattgtc
Above is a genomic segment from Oncorhynchus masou masou isolate Uvic2021 unplaced genomic scaffold, UVic_Omas_1.1 unplaced_scaffold_938, whole genome shotgun sequence containing:
- the LOC135538300 gene encoding zinc finger protein 572-like — translated: MSGEKQTLLDEIEQSLHCLTKDNLRYLCERCGIDGSQVKGKNHRSLRRKIMEEMWENADSVKSEEQGMSWLLRLKDDISRIQEESTVGPMSPSQSDDDATDCDEEWDMENKERCLSNGLEAESAPENHTPEQRQRGVLPLPPASPLPESPGPASPTGTLGLKRVSVRLVDCRKTLGLSGTTRGGEEKGYGDSDSMSSSRNNGDNPNGHSLSGRVLSSGKAPGLKVIQRPYRCDVCEKSFTQSGNLRRHQTVHTGERPYVCPICGKSFLFQSSATSKRRNTPLYCITVQSSATSKRRNTPLYCITVQSSATSKRRNTPPYCITVQPLQITNVMTSSGMY